The following coding sequences lie in one Anas acuta chromosome 17, bAnaAcu1.1, whole genome shotgun sequence genomic window:
- the LRRC75B gene encoding leucine-rich repeat-containing protein 75B, whose product MGSRLSRQSSLEEEGAAGEEANGGKAEGGRGDFHLSSLLLHPQRLPGVLRKASPAPYVRRVGWLREIQATIREHKREHAVHILRLLRKDLGLEGTFLNEVLYKNATFLNLVDPISHDLLMSLARDLQCPKKEYDPWKSSDRICRQLIYHLTPHSKWHRHGMPRRKSQVCLKTSLQKKVSQDSMDLSGIPLTMRDVHRMAYYLQNNGDHLTSVDLSFTELNDDMVRLLLPFLWALPKLTHLSLNGNRLTRATMKELTDTMKDMNKFPCLAWVDLGNNVDVSSMPQPLLVGLRKRLSQQTTLPTIYEALDCDSEISSGQEGSQLEDEAAGSTPPRAFPQQGCER is encoded by the exons ATGGGCTCCCGGCTGAGCCGGCAGAgcagcctggaggaggagggagccgCCGGCGAGGAAGCCAACGGCGGCAAGGCGGAGGGCGGCCGGGGCGACTTCCACCTCTCGTCCCTGCTCCTCCACCCGCAGCGGCTGCCCGGGGTGCTGCGGAAAGCCTCGCCGGCGCCCTACGTGCGGCGGGTGGGGTGGCTGCGGGAGATCCAAGCCACCATCCGGGAGCACAAGCGGGAGCACGCCGTGCACATcctcaggctgctcaggaag GACCTGGGACTGGAAGGAACATTCCTCAATGAAGTCCTCTACAAAAACGCGACTTTCCTCAACCTGGTGGATCCCATCTCCCATGACTTGCTGATGAGCCTTGCTAGAGACCTTCAGTGTCCCAAAAAG GAATACGATCCCTGGAAATCCTCAGACAGGATCTGCAGGCAGCTGATTTACCACCTAACCCCGCACTCGAAATGGCACCGGCACGGCATGCCCCGGAGGAAGTCCCAAGTGTG CCTGAAGACCAGCCTGCAGAAAAAAGTGAGCCAGGACTCGATGGATCTGTCAGGGATCCCCCTGACCATGCGGGATGTCCACCGCATGGCCTACTACCTGCAGAACAACGGGGACCACCTCACCTCCGTGGACCTGAGCTTCACCGAGCTGAACGATGACATGGTgcgcctgctgctgcccttcctcTGGGCGCTGCCCAAGCTCACTCACCTTTCCCTCAATGGCAACCGACTGACGCGGGCGACCATGAAGGAGCTGACTGACACCATGAAAGACATGAACAAGTTCCCTTGCCTGGCCTGGGTGGACCTCGGCAACAACGTGGATGTCTCCTCCATGCCGCAGCCCTTGCTCGTGGGCCTGCGCAAGCGCCTCAGCCAGCAGACCACGCTGCCTACCATCTACGAGGCGCTCGACTGCGACTCAGAGATCTCCAGCGGGCAGGAAGGCAGCCAGCTGGAGGAtgaagcagcaggaagcacCCCGCCACGTGCTTTCCCTCAGCAGGGCTGCGAGAGGTGA